One stretch of Anguilla anguilla isolate fAngAng1 chromosome 5, fAngAng1.pri, whole genome shotgun sequence DNA includes these proteins:
- the hpgd gene encoding 15-hydroxyprostaglandin dehydrogenase [NAD(+)] isoform X2, whose amino-acid sequence MSKEYGKDGGVIINVSSMAAFLHSPHQPVYTATKHGVIGFTRAMADAADIGDYGVRINVLCPAFVDTPLLQSIEQEDNMGKFVKYKNSFKEKIDKYGVLPPSKIAEGMLRLITDSSLNGAVMKITCSKGIHFHTYEPLSA is encoded by the exons ATGAGCAAAGAGTACGGGAAGGATGGGGGTGTCATCATTAATGTCTCGTCAATGGCAG CTTTCCTCCATTCCCCGCATCAGCCAGTGTACACGGCCACCAAGCATGGGGTGATTGGATTCACCAGAGCAATGGCT GATGCGGCTGACATAGGTGACTACGGCGTGAGGATCAATGTGCTCTGCCCAGCCTTCGTGGACACGCCCCTCCTCCAGTCTATCGAGCAAGAAGACAACATGGGGAAATTTGTAAAATACAAGAATTCCTTCAAGGAGAAGATAGACAAGTATGGAGTATTACC GCCGTCGAAGATCGCGGAAGGAATGCTGAGGCTGATCACCGACAGCAGTCTGAATGGAGCCGTAATGAAGATCACCTGCTCCAAAGGGATTCACTTTCACACCTACGAGCCCCTTTCCGCTtga
- the hpgd gene encoding 15-hydroxyprostaglandin dehydrogenase [NAD(+)] isoform X1 — MALHGKVALVTGGAQGIGRAVAEALLRNESKVALVDLNTEVGEGCKKALDEEFGEGNCIFIQCDVADRGKLKDAFDATVAKFGKLDIVINNAGINNEKNWEKTIEVNLTSLIKGTYLGLDHMSKEYGKDGGVIINVSSMAAFLHSPHQPVYTATKHGVIGFTRAMADAADIGDYGVRINVLCPAFVDTPLLQSIEQEDNMGKFVKYKNSFKEKIDKYGVLPPSKIAEGMLRLITDSSLNGAVMKITCSKGIHFHTYEPLSA, encoded by the exons ATGGCTTTACACGGGAAAGTGGCTTTGGTAACCGGTGGAGCGCAAGGAATCGGGCGGGCAGTGGCCGAAGCCCTACTAAGGAATGAGTCGAAG GTTGCGCTTGTCGATCTCAACACAGAAGTTGGAGAAGGCTGCAAGAAAGCATTAGATGAAGAATTCGGAGAAggaaactgcatttttatacaaTGTGACGTGGCTGATAGAGGGAAGCTGAAAG atgctTTCGATGCCACTGTCGCGAAATTTGGAAAACTGGATATCGTCATTAACAATGCTGGAATCAACAACGAAAAGAACTGGGAAAAGACCATTGAAGTTAACTTG ACATCCCTCATAAAAGGCACATACCTGGGGCTGGACCACATGAGCAAAGAGTACGGGAAGGATGGGGGTGTCATCATTAATGTCTCGTCAATGGCAG CTTTCCTCCATTCCCCGCATCAGCCAGTGTACACGGCCACCAAGCATGGGGTGATTGGATTCACCAGAGCAATGGCT GATGCGGCTGACATAGGTGACTACGGCGTGAGGATCAATGTGCTCTGCCCAGCCTTCGTGGACACGCCCCTCCTCCAGTCTATCGAGCAAGAAGACAACATGGGGAAATTTGTAAAATACAAGAATTCCTTCAAGGAGAAGATAGACAAGTATGGAGTATTACC GCCGTCGAAGATCGCGGAAGGAATGCTGAGGCTGATCACCGACAGCAGTCTGAATGGAGCCGTAATGAAGATCACCTGCTCCAAAGGGATTCACTTTCACACCTACGAGCCCCTTTCCGCTtga